The following are encoded together in the Natator depressus isolate rNatDep1 chromosome 10, rNatDep2.hap1, whole genome shotgun sequence genome:
- the PCLAF gene encoding PCNA-associated factor, which produces MVRTKADCGGAYRKVVAARAPRKALGSSSANAGPSPPAKKVESKYAGGNPVCVRPTPTWQKGIGEFFRQSSRHAEKENQMPDDEEAGSSGIGRLTKKARPLTPDPTEDDASSEDEQI; this is translated from the exons ATGGTGCGGACCAAGGCGGATTGCGGCGGGGCCTACCGGAAAG TGGTCGCCGCCCGGGCTCCCCGGAAAGCGCTGGGCTCCAGCAGCGCCAACGCGGGACCTTCGCCGCCTGCCAAGAAAG TTGAAAGCAAGTATGCTGGTGGAAATCCAGTATGTGTGAGACCAACACCAACCTGGCAAAAAGGGATTGGAGAATTCTTCAGGCAGTCCTCGAGACATGCAGAGAAAGAGAACCAGATGCCTGATGATGAAGAGGCAGGAAGCAGTGGAATAGGAAGACTTACGAAGAA AGCTCGTCCCTTGACTCCAGATCCCACAGAAGATGATGCATCCTCTGAAGATGAGCAAATATGA